Genomic window (Candidatus Neomarinimicrobiota bacterium):
GATGCGGTGATAGGGTCCGGCACAGTTGATCAGGGCATCGATCTGTCCCCACTTCTGCTCCACTTGGCCCGCGAACTCCTCAGCGGCCTCAGGGTCGGATACATCGCACCGCACGGCCAGCCCGTCACCGCCCTGCTGTTGGATCTCCTCTAGGGTCGCTTGACCCTCCTCTGCGCTGGTACGATAACATATGGCCACAGACCAATCATCTTCGGCCAGAGCCAGGGCAAGGGTACGTCCGATGCCACGCGCGCCGCCTGTGATCAAGGCCACTCGTTTGCTCATTATTTACTCCTTTCGCTTCTTAGGAAGATAATTCTCTTCTTACTCCACATGAGATAGCACTGGTCCCACTCGGTGTGACCAATCATAGGTGCTTGAGATGGCAGCCTATTGTGAGTTAGCGGGCCACACGTTATAGTTTTTGCTCCCTGGACATTATGGATTTGCATGGGTGCAACGCCAGGGCTATGGCCAAGTCAGGTGAAAATCGGGTGCGGCTCAGAAACATTGGGCCGTCGGCTGAATGAGTAGTTGGGACACAGCTGCTCTTATCGTTATATCTCATCTGCTAACACCGGCTCGAAGCTTCGTATGGTCACTCGAGTTTCAGTGCCTGACCGCGGCTGCTCATCTTGCCAAACCGGTCCCAACACAATGCGTCGGGGGAATGCCGGGTCTCCGCTCATGGCTACCCGGATGTCTATGCGACTGCTTCTAAGCAGCTCATCTCGCACCAGGTCGAAAAGCCCTGGCACGGTAAACGGAAAAGCCTGTTCCTCGCGGAGTTTCAAGGGACCATCCCACCGCCTCTGATCCGAGTTCCAGTACATCACGATTGCCCCGGTGATCTGGCCTTGAGACACAGTGATCTCATTCCGCCGGCGTTCACCCTGCCCTTCTACCTCAGCAACAATGCTGTAGCTCAGGACAGGATTGGCCTGCCACTGAGCCTCAGCATCATTTATCATCTGCAGAGAGGCCAGTTCTAATTTCCCTCCACAGCCAGTCAATATGTTAACCGTCAATAAGCCCCAGATCAGCGCGTTCCAGCAAGCGTTTCCGTGAAGGCCTCTGATCATTCTACGATGGCGCTTCGACAATAACTCTCCAGAGACTTCTGGTTGCATGGGTACAGCGGCAATGGGCGGCTTAACTATGATTTGGACCTGTTTTCGGACATGAAATACCGGACTTAGCAGTCGTTGTTAGGTCTCTAATAATTTCAGAGCTTGCGCTTCCTTCTTCTTAGTTTTGGCCGTACACCCACCGGATCGGTAAACATGACTGCCGCGAGTTTGCGCTGCTGGGTCACAGTTTTGACTTTACCTCGCCCGGCAGAACAGCCGCCACACGGAAGACGCGCCGGCGGCGTTTGAGCTCGGTAATGAAGGTGGACAGTCCGGATGGTTCTGGCATAGGATGGCGCCATGGTCAAATTAAATATACGCTATGCGCGGCTGGATAACTAAAGCCCCGCAACAATAACCAGGCTGGCCCACCCCCACCAAACAGTTAGGAAACCTCAAGATTCGCAACCTGCCCCCCTGGTTATTGGGCAGGTACTCAGCTGTTTTATCTACATGGTAGGGCAGGGAATGGGGAAGAGGCTCAGGCGGTGTATGCTACAATCCGTATGCGATCCAAGATGAAATTTGCGGTTCTTTGCAGTAGTTTGCATACCTAGAGGGATTTCCAATCTGGTAAGGCAGAAATAAGAAATGCCGACGAGAAACTGATCCCCCGTCGGCAACTTTCGTAGTCGGGGCGAAAGGATTTGAACCTTCGACCCCCTGCAACCAAAGCAGGGGGTATTCACCGTTAAATCATGCATAACCAATTACATACGGATAGGTTCAAGATTCCGTATGCTACATTCCGTATGCTACGCCGTGCTGC
Coding sequences:
- a CDS encoding SDR family NAD(P)-dependent oxidoreductase, with the translated sequence MSKRVALITGGARGIGRTLALALAEDDWSVAICYRTSAEEGQATLEEIQQQGGDGLAVRCDVSDPEAAEEFAGQVEQKWGQIDALINCAGPYHRI